A single region of the Chryseobacterium sp. 6424 genome encodes:
- a CDS encoding GIY-YIG nuclease family protein: MPYFVYILYSAELDVYNKGFSTDVSQRLEYHLKGLHKFTSSARDWKIVYTAAYQTKKEALIEEKRLKRLNRTSILKLISGYNAALSSRHA, from the coding sequence ATGCCTTATTTTGTTTACATATTGTATTCGGCAGAATTAGATGTCTATAACAAGGGATTTTCAACAGATGTATCTCAACGTCTCGAATATCATCTGAAAGGCTTACATAAATTCACCTCTTCCGCACGTGACTGGAAAATTGTTTATACAGCAGCTTATCAAACCAAGAAGGAGGCCCTAATAGAGGAGAAACGCTTAAAACGACTGAACAGGACCTCCATTCTAAAATTAATCAGTGGTTATAATGCCGCCCTGTCATCTCGTCATGCATGA
- a CDS encoding outer membrane beta-barrel family protein, whose amino-acid sequence MNKTIIIAALLCGVITQAQESKTDTAKTENIKEVVVIARKPTIENKADRTVFNVANSAILTGNSTWDVLRMTPLVNIDNNDNVQAEGSSVTVYINDRKSVFTGKELKEYLKTIPADNLMKIEVITTPSAKYETPGAVINIVLKKNENEGLKGSVTMNNSQSSKNSQSSSLNLNYHRKKITQSLSASFNNSNSLQSSYNENLIYADRSLTKINTVNNSNWQSPSASSSTEFELDDKNNIGLVMQYYGSESTATSEAKGEYYLNDLLQNYYTKNVNSKGHNHFIGSNIFYKYYDKEKNKILDLNAGINYESRDNNSLHSTILSTPAYEDIKTLSDDQNREYYLKLDYSQPVGKAGDQLEFGGKTSFRNNVMPYEYFNDVNNNWITDATRSNTFHYLENLSSAYANFSKTFFKKFETRIGLRYEYINFTVKQEVGNIEKKESYGTLLPDLLIKYSFNENYNITATYKHSLWRPWYTEFNPFLMPAENGTYYRGNMELQPNPNDRFGLKLGLYKKYFIAANFSTTNQDYWTSYSIEDGNTILMPTTYYGRVNNYSVYANTNQSFLKNKLNINLNLGVSYTDNSDFKQRNNFVGMKEYITNFSGSSNFSYTNLFNKNINLNGWVGVHSQNWGNSVGNKMNVFHSIGATKIFPKTQMEAGIRLNNIFRRPGNDFVSYSPIGAFKNVGKWDWYGLNVSFVKRFGNQKVKESTKQNVEKESGGGKSNN is encoded by the coding sequence AGCGCTATCCTCACCGGAAATTCTACTTGGGATGTACTGCGAATGACGCCCTTGGTGAATATTGATAATAATGATAACGTACAGGCAGAAGGCAGTAGCGTGACGGTGTACATTAACGACAGAAAATCGGTTTTTACAGGGAAGGAGCTGAAGGAATATCTAAAAACCATCCCTGCGGACAATCTTATGAAGATTGAAGTCATCACGACCCCGTCAGCGAAATATGAAACTCCCGGCGCCGTCATCAATATTGTTTTGAAAAAGAATGAAAATGAAGGCTTAAAGGGCAGTGTTACCATGAATAATTCGCAGAGTTCCAAAAACTCTCAGTCATCAAGCCTTAATCTCAATTATCACAGAAAAAAAATTACACAGTCGCTGAGCGCAAGCTTCAATAACAGTAATAGTTTGCAGAGTTCGTATAACGAGAACCTGATTTACGCGGACCGTTCGCTAACCAAAATTAATACCGTCAACAACAGCAACTGGCAATCGCCTTCCGCATCGTCCTCCACAGAGTTCGAACTTGATGATAAAAACAATATAGGACTGGTGATGCAATATTATGGCTCTGAAAGCACCGCAACTTCTGAGGCAAAAGGAGAATATTACCTAAACGATTTGCTACAAAACTATTACACTAAAAATGTAAACTCTAAAGGCCACAACCATTTTATCGGCAGCAATATTTTTTACAAATACTACGATAAGGAAAAGAACAAGATACTTGATTTGAACGCAGGCATCAACTACGAAAGCCGCGACAACAACAGCCTACACTCCACCATACTAAGTACACCAGCTTATGAGGATATAAAAACCCTTTCTGATGACCAAAACCGCGAATATTATCTGAAACTCGACTATTCACAACCTGTAGGAAAGGCTGGGGACCAACTTGAATTCGGTGGGAAAACAAGTTTCCGTAACAATGTAATGCCCTATGAATACTTTAATGATGTAAACAACAACTGGATCACTGACGCCACAAGAAGCAATACGTTTCATTACCTTGAAAACCTGAGTTCAGCCTATGCTAATTTCAGTAAGACTTTCTTTAAAAAATTTGAAACCCGCATCGGACTAAGGTATGAATACATCAATTTCACTGTAAAACAAGAGGTCGGAAATATCGAAAAGAAAGAGTCCTATGGGACGCTGCTGCCAGATTTATTGATAAAATATTCCTTCAACGAGAATTACAATATAACAGCTACATACAAACACAGCCTTTGGCGACCTTGGTACACTGAATTTAACCCGTTCCTGATGCCTGCAGAAAACGGAACCTATTACCGCGGAAATATGGAGCTACAGCCAAATCCTAACGACAGGTTCGGGCTGAAACTGGGACTATACAAGAAATACTTTATTGCGGCTAACTTTTCTACAACTAACCAAGATTACTGGACTTCTTACTCTATCGAAGACGGAAATACTATCCTGATGCCTACCACTTATTATGGGCGGGTAAATAATTACTCCGTTTATGCCAATACCAACCAAAGCTTCCTTAAAAACAAACTGAACATCAATCTTAATTTAGGAGTTTCATATACAGACAACAGCGATTTCAAGCAGCGAAATAATTTTGTGGGTATGAAGGAATATATCACCAACTTCAGTGGCTCTTCTAATTTTTCGTACACCAATCTTTTCAACAAAAACATCAACCTAAATGGCTGGGTGGGCGTACACTCCCAGAACTGGGGAAATTCGGTAGGTAATAAAATGAACGTGTTTCACAGCATCGGCGCCACTAAGATCTTCCCCAAAACACAAATGGAAGCCGGCATCCGCCTGAATAACATCTTCCGCAGACCCGGAAACGATTTTGTCAGCTATTCCCCGATCGGCGCCTTCAAAAATGTAGGAAAATGGGACTGGTACGGGCTAAATGTATCGTTTGTGAAACGGTTCGGCAATCAAAAAGTAAAAGAAAGCACCAAACAAAATGTAGAAAAAGAAAGCGGCGGCGGAAAAAGCAATAATTAG
- a CDS encoding restriction endonuclease subunit S, with amino-acid sequence MKNWPKVKLGTLLTESKVLSEKPSTDNRIRVKLNVLGVEKRPVTKDKKGATKYYIRKAGQFIYGKQNLHKGAFGIVPDELDGYESSSDIPAFDINDSCYPEWIYYFFRKGDFYLMLENLAKGVGSKRIQPKQLFDLDIYLPTKEEQKTVLYEIEKAEFNNQKLVKEIQLQEENLIKLRQSILNDGVSGKLSSNWRNENSSVEVSKKLLEKIKIEKEKLIQENILKKEKSLAPIKPNEIPFKIPASWSWIRFGEIIKFMAYGTSQKTDDNTNNVPVLRMGNVTSDGKLIFNNLKYISPEHKDLPKLFLENGDLVFNRTNSYDLVGKSAVFDKENNKYTLASYLIKVSLFNDFLNSEYINNYIISPTCRESQIEPLIIAQTNQANFSGSKLKSILVPLPPLNEQTEIVKITNQLHSNCEKIELEISSNKDKSNKLFQSFLVNILGDEKNQISNKSSLAKIRIRNQRVIKFNSKTENMDLVTLLKENGKLHAEDLWKMSEHHDDTDIGNSLDKFYADLKEKIEIDKTIREVNNEKGYLEII; translated from the coding sequence ATGAAAAACTGGCCAAAAGTAAAATTAGGAACTCTTTTAACGGAATCTAAAGTTCTCTCTGAAAAACCAAGTACAGATAATCGTATAAGGGTAAAATTAAACGTATTAGGCGTTGAAAAAAGACCTGTTACCAAAGATAAAAAAGGAGCTACTAAATATTATATTCGTAAAGCAGGCCAATTTATTTATGGCAAACAAAATTTGCATAAAGGTGCTTTTGGAATTGTACCAGATGAATTGGACGGATATGAATCTAGTTCAGATATACCAGCTTTTGATATTAATGATTCCTGCTATCCAGAGTGGATTTATTACTTCTTTAGGAAAGGTGATTTTTACTTAATGCTTGAAAACTTAGCTAAAGGTGTTGGTTCAAAACGAATCCAACCTAAACAACTTTTTGATTTGGATATCTATTTACCAACTAAAGAAGAACAAAAGACAGTTTTATATGAAATTGAAAAAGCAGAGTTTAATAATCAAAAATTAGTTAAAGAAATACAACTACAAGAGGAGAATCTAATTAAGCTTCGTCAATCAATATTAAATGATGGTGTTAGTGGAAAGTTATCTTCGAATTGGAGAAATGAGAATTCAAGTGTTGAAGTTTCAAAAAAATTATTAGAAAAAATAAAAATTGAAAAAGAAAAACTCATTCAGGAGAATATATTAAAAAAAGAAAAGTCTCTTGCACCAATAAAACCAAATGAAATTCCTTTTAAAATTCCTGCCAGTTGGTCTTGGATAAGATTTGGTGAAATAATAAAATTTATGGCCTATGGTACATCACAAAAAACAGATGACAACACAAATAATGTGCCTGTCTTACGAATGGGAAATGTAACTTCTGATGGGAAATTGATTTTTAATAATTTGAAATATATCTCTCCAGAACATAAAGATTTACCTAAACTTTTTTTAGAAAATGGTGATTTAGTCTTTAATAGAACAAATAGCTATGATCTAGTTGGAAAAAGTGCAGTATTTGATAAAGAGAATAATAAATATACTTTAGCTTCATACTTAATAAAAGTTTCTCTTTTTAATGATTTTTTAAATTCAGAGTATATAAATAATTACATTATTTCTCCTACATGTAGAGAAAGCCAAATCGAACCATTAATCATAGCTCAGACGAACCAAGCAAATTTTTCGGGAAGTAAACTTAAGAGCATATTAGTTCCTCTTCCTCCGCTGAATGAGCAAACAGAGATTGTAAAAATTACTAACCAATTACATTCTAATTGTGAAAAGATTGAGCTAGAGATTTCTTCAAATAAAGATAAGTCCAACAAACTATTTCAATCTTTTTTAGTAAACATATTAGGTGATGAAAAAAATCAAATTTCGAATAAATCTTCTTTAGCTAAAATAAGAATAAGAAATCAGAGAGTAATAAAATTCAATAGTAAAACAGAAAATATGGATTTAGTAACCCTATTAAAAGAAAATGGAAAGCTTCACGCTGAAGATCTTTGGAAAATGTCAGAGCATCATGATGATACAGACATTGGGAATAGTTTAGATAAATTTTATGCTGATTTAAAAGAAAAGATTGAAATAGATAAAACTATTCGAGAAGTTAATAATGAAAAAGGATACTTAGAAATAATATGA
- a CDS encoding phospholipase D-like domain-containing protein has product MGIDLATDPIVFDSLLDNLNINARVYQTNFTFHPKVYIFQKLDNSYVAYIGSSNTTNWGLEKNVEMNFQVNDQAECVKLLKWFNEHYERGYIITQDFIEKYKTMYSHIKLNINLLKRQ; this is encoded by the coding sequence ATTGGTATTGATTTAGCAACAGATCCAATAGTTTTTGATTCACTATTAGACAATCTAAACATTAATGCGAGAGTATATCAAACAAATTTTACTTTTCATCCTAAAGTTTATATTTTTCAAAAACTAGACAATTCATATGTTGCCTATATTGGCTCATCAAATACAACTAATTGGGGTCTTGAAAAAAATGTTGAAATGAATTTTCAAGTAAATGATCAGGCAGAATGTGTGAAATTATTAAAATGGTTTAATGAACATTACGAGAGAGGTTACATTATTACTCAGGATTTTATTGAAAAATATAAAACAATGTATAGTCACATAAAACTAAATATAAATTTATTGAAAAGGCAGTAA
- a CDS encoding RNA polymerase subunit sigma, translating into MNVEQKKTDEIVFETLPSDELIDYISFKEEYPEEAAAAFTEFCSRFERDILQKAEIYCNKFNYSEVVALEIATCAFARVWKYHSFNKSKAKYPDDIDRSILLWLYPIVYTQLVKYGDLNTCAEPDEDDLSIVENIDDLISLTVGDDDIQKKRELKIRLEIIERAILGLSEKHKIVYLTYKAYENTGKKNIPRSVGKKLRDRLNLVQNSIQVYKKEANDHINNYLKAFNGNR; encoded by the coding sequence ATGAATGTAGAACAAAAAAAAACCGATGAAATAGTTTTTGAGACATTACCCAGTGATGAGCTTATAGATTATATTTCTTTTAAAGAAGAATATCCTGAAGAAGCTGCTGCAGCGTTTACTGAGTTTTGTAGTAGGTTTGAAAGAGATATTTTGCAAAAAGCAGAAATATATTGTAATAAATTTAATTACAGTGAGGTTGTTGCACTTGAAATAGCAACTTGTGCTTTTGCCCGCGTTTGGAAATATCACTCTTTTAATAAAAGTAAAGCCAAGTATCCGGATGATATTGATCGGTCGATTTTGTTATGGCTTTATCCAATAGTATATACTCAATTGGTAAAATATGGAGATCTAAATACCTGTGCGGAACCTGATGAAGACGATTTATCAATTGTAGAGAATATTGATGATCTAATTTCTTTAACAGTAGGAGACGACGATATACAAAAGAAAAGAGAGCTGAAAATTAGATTAGAAATCATTGAGAGAGCTATTCTAGGTTTATCTGAAAAACATAAGATTGTGTATCTTACATATAAAGCTTACGAAAATACCGGAAAAAAAAATATACCAAGGTCGGTGGGTAAAAAATTGAGAGACAGATTGAATTTAGTTCAAAATTCAATTCAGGTTTATAAAAAAGAAGCTAACGATCACATTAATAACTATCTAAAAGCTTTCAATGGGAATAGATAA
- a CDS encoding AAA family ATPase codes for MSTIFDNITELPSREIAERAKHLIGFEDKYSRIFSNLKLLLDQEGLVEWSKKFHKTELPVISQLKEKYPLIILTGDAGTGKTVSAEAIADRMLRELKKEGFFLKLSTRVRGEGLHGQMGNLVNDAFAELKTQAGKKRIAFLLIDEADAIASTRSTMQMHQEEKAAVNTLIQKIDEIRELNGRAILFMSTNRLHFLDEAIVRRAAIILEFERPTFEERVLLFKTSLAGVEITDKQLEELANLSGEESNNGLSFSFSDIRLRILPEAVAKCFPDKALDFETVAETIKKLNPSPKIV; via the coding sequence ATGAGCACAATTTTCGATAATATAACAGAACTTCCTAGCAGAGAAATTGCAGAAAGAGCTAAACACTTAATAGGTTTTGAAGACAAGTATAGTAGGATATTCTCAAACTTAAAACTATTGTTGGATCAGGAAGGTCTAGTTGAGTGGAGTAAGAAATTCCACAAAACGGAACTACCCGTAATCTCACAACTCAAAGAGAAATATCCTTTAATTATATTAACAGGTGATGCGGGAACTGGTAAAACTGTTTCTGCAGAAGCTATTGCGGATAGAATGCTTAGAGAATTAAAAAAGGAGGGCTTTTTTCTAAAACTGAGTACTAGAGTAAGAGGAGAAGGTCTTCATGGGCAAATGGGCAATTTAGTAAATGATGCATTTGCTGAACTAAAAACCCAAGCAGGTAAGAAAAGAATAGCATTTTTACTAATTGACGAAGCAGATGCAATTGCTTCAACACGATCTACTATGCAGATGCATCAGGAAGAAAAAGCAGCTGTAAATACATTGATTCAAAAAATTGATGAAATTCGTGAACTAAATGGGCGAGCAATATTGTTTATGTCGACAAACAGATTGCATTTTCTTGATGAAGCTATTGTGAGAAGGGCGGCAATTATTTTAGAATTTGAGCGTCCCACCTTTGAGGAAAGAGTGCTTCTTTTTAAAACCTCTCTCGCTGGTGTTGAAATTACAGATAAGCAGTTAGAGGAATTGGCTAACCTGTCAGGAGAGGAATCGAACAATGGACTTTCTTTTTCTTTTTCAGATATAAGATTAAGAATATTGCCAGAAGCTGTTGCAAAATGTTTCCCGGATAAAGCTTTAGATTTTGAAACTGTTGCCGAGACAATTAAAAAACTTAATCCAAGCCCCAAAATTGTATGA
- a CDS encoding AAA family ATPase gives MKIDKVFIEDFKNLRNFSIDINETKLHTVLLGQNAAGKSNFIEAIVLIFRDLDHERETTFNYQIEYRCSGNYIKAIGGPNVKGTYQLYLGKEENSTIEYQSKPLSKKLFKEDKDSYLPKHVFSYYSGISNRLLEYFDRHQIRFRDDLLKGIDHPIRKLFYARNIHSHFVLMSFFSFSDSQIQEFLSEYLDITGLESVLFVFKEPNWLRNKNPEDFWGARGLVRSFLEDLWKISMAPIVTTETVRVDFVKRTSQQQMYLYVSNETKLQELADKYSNHSLFFKILESTYVSDLIQEVRIKVKKRNIDGNITFKELSEGEQQLLTVLGLIRFTKEKESLFLLDEPDTHLNPLWKWKYMSLLQNIVDKNDRSQIIMTTHDPLVIGDLTKEEIRIFQTNKFVDEEGKEFVKTEALEPDFDPKGLGVAGVLMSPIFGLSTTLGPETQNELNEYRKLEVLEQQGTLTSTQKISLEKYSEFFEKAGFNKFTRDPLYNLFVEKLSVLKEFQQIPLNEDERIKQNELAFSILEDILKESKK, from the coding sequence ATGAAAATAGATAAAGTTTTTATAGAAGATTTTAAAAATCTTCGCAACTTCTCAATTGATATAAATGAAACAAAGTTACATACTGTTCTATTGGGTCAAAACGCTGCTGGAAAATCAAATTTCATAGAAGCCATTGTTTTAATTTTCAGAGATCTTGATCATGAACGAGAAACAACATTTAATTATCAGATAGAATACAGATGTAGTGGTAATTACATAAAAGCAATTGGCGGACCAAATGTTAAAGGAACATATCAATTATATTTAGGTAAAGAAGAAAATAGTACTATAGAGTATCAATCCAAACCTTTATCGAAAAAGTTGTTCAAAGAAGATAAAGATAGTTATTTGCCAAAACACGTTTTTTCTTATTATTCGGGAATAAGTAATCGTCTTTTAGAATATTTTGATAGACACCAAATCCGTTTTAGAGATGATTTATTAAAGGGAATTGATCATCCAATTAGAAAACTATTTTATGCTAGAAATATACATAGCCATTTTGTGTTAATGTCGTTTTTCTCCTTTAGTGATTCTCAAATTCAAGAATTTCTTAGTGAATATCTTGATATAACTGGACTTGAGTCGGTGCTGTTTGTTTTTAAAGAACCTAATTGGCTCCGTAATAAAAATCCCGAAGATTTTTGGGGTGCAAGAGGATTAGTTAGAAGTTTTTTAGAGGACCTTTGGAAAATATCTATGGCGCCAATTGTAACCACAGAAACCGTGAGAGTCGATTTTGTTAAACGAACTTCTCAACAGCAAATGTATCTATATGTCTCAAACGAAACTAAATTGCAAGAGCTTGCAGATAAATATTCAAACCATTCTCTATTTTTCAAAATATTGGAGAGTACATATGTATCTGATTTGATACAAGAAGTTAGAATCAAAGTTAAAAAACGAAATATTGATGGTAACATAACTTTTAAGGAATTATCTGAAGGAGAGCAACAATTGTTGACTGTATTAGGTCTAATTCGCTTTACAAAAGAAAAAGAGTCTTTATTTCTTTTAGATGAACCTGATACTCATTTGAATCCGCTTTGGAAATGGAAATACATGAGTTTATTGCAAAATATTGTTGATAAAAATGATCGTTCTCAAATAATAATGACTACGCATGATCCTTTAGTTATAGGTGATTTGACAAAAGAAGAAATTCGTATTTTCCAAACAAATAAGTTTGTTGACGAGGAAGGTAAAGAATTTGTAAAAACAGAAGCTCTAGAACCAGATTTTGATCCTAAAGGATTAGGTGTTGCAGGAGTTTTAATGAGTCCAATTTTTGGATTATCCACAACACTAGGACCAGAAACACAAAATGAACTTAATGAATACCGTAAATTAGAAGTTCTTGAACAACAAGGAACATTGACTTCAACTCAAAAAATAAGTTTAGAAAAGTATTCAGAATTTTTTGAAAAAGCAGGTTTTAATAAGTTTACACGTGACCCACTATATAATCTATTTGTTGAAAAATTGTCAGTATTAAAAGAATTTCAACAAATACCTTTAAATGAAGATGAACGCATAAAACAAAATGAGCTAGCATTTTCAATTTTAGAAGATATTTTAAAAGAATCAAAAAAATGA
- a CDS encoding ImmA/IrrE family metallo-endopeptidase, with amino-acid sequence MIDSSSLSKIKKIAGSISGNFNTEKIIPLHLIAESEDIEVFYDHYDKGTFDGMTVYDDNEFYIHINIDNHNRFNSPRSRFTLAHELGHYFIDTHRVGLKLGILEPHPSKIDKVQFDKIEREADYFAACLLMPEESFQRDLWKRKKFSFKVIDELSKEYNVSKTSCALRFAEIGNHPIKIVYAENGFVKWQKNSQGFPFWNLLNDKKVPEGLAMADYFNNVKTSIENPEEIFAIDCFEGVKSEDSRRIFYEHCIVYENCALSIIWED; translated from the coding sequence GTGATTGATAGCAGTTCCTTATCAAAAATTAAAAAGATTGCTGGGTCCATTAGTGGAAATTTCAATACTGAAAAAATAATTCCATTACATCTTATTGCAGAATCTGAGGACATTGAGGTGTTTTATGACCATTATGACAAAGGGACTTTTGATGGAATGACTGTATATGATGATAATGAATTTTATATTCATATTAATATAGATAATCATAATAGGTTTAATTCTCCACGTTCTAGATTTACACTAGCTCACGAACTTGGACACTATTTTATAGACACACATCGCGTTGGGCTAAAACTGGGAATTTTAGAACCTCATCCCTCGAAAATTGACAAGGTTCAATTCGATAAAATTGAAAGAGAAGCAGATTATTTTGCGGCTTGTCTCTTAATGCCGGAAGAATCTTTTCAACGAGATTTATGGAAGAGAAAAAAATTTAGTTTTAAAGTAATTGATGAGTTAAGCAAGGAATATAATGTTAGTAAAACTTCATGTGCACTCAGATTTGCAGAAATAGGAAACCATCCTATCAAAATAGTTTATGCTGAGAATGGATTTGTGAAATGGCAAAAAAACAGTCAGGGCTTCCCTTTCTGGAACTTACTTAATGATAAAAAAGTTCCTGAAGGTTTAGCTATGGCTGATTATTTTAATAATGTAAAAACTTCAATTGAAAATCCAGAAGAAATTTTTGCTATAGATTGCTTTGAAGGTGTAAAATCTGAAGATTCCAGAAGAATTTTTTATGAACATTGTATAGTGTATGAAAATTGTGCACTAAGTATTATTTGGGAAGATTAA
- a CDS encoding CBASS oligonucleotide cyclase, with product MKLSDKDLQFFISKIKLQPENMGKYRDQVNNLKEKLDKKIAEDDRHGLKVEKYLLAGSWKKHTILKPTGDHPIDIDLVLFVTGDEDIHNDIGKLFDFIVEYLKEIYPQKDISKDVDAAGNTKSVTIYFSGSGLSVDIVPVVPLSTPKDYVWQPSRHGNGKKYITSISKQLSFSLNRRQENSAYTSIVRAIKWWRNYKELKPSDNEPGLSSFTIELIVAYLDINKGIQTNIEEGIIRFFEFVSSTEFPEIIFQDSIRSVPSQYDSAIYVADNTNKENNVAKRMTKPRWNEIIEEAEEAFDTLNFAQARNNEGDTIQEWKSVFGPTFNIK from the coding sequence ATGAAATTATCAGACAAAGATTTACAGTTTTTTATTAGTAAAATCAAACTGCAGCCTGAAAACATGGGCAAGTATAGAGATCAGGTAAACAACCTAAAAGAAAAATTAGATAAAAAAATTGCTGAAGATGACAGACACGGATTAAAGGTTGAGAAATATCTTCTTGCTGGTTCGTGGAAAAAGCATACGATTTTGAAGCCTACAGGAGACCATCCCATAGATATTGATCTTGTGCTTTTTGTTACTGGTGATGAAGATATCCATAATGATATTGGGAAGCTTTTTGATTTTATTGTAGAATATTTGAAAGAAATTTATCCACAAAAAGACATTTCTAAAGATGTGGATGCTGCTGGAAATACAAAGTCGGTAACCATTTATTTTTCAGGCTCAGGATTAAGTGTTGATATTGTTCCTGTAGTCCCATTAAGCACACCAAAGGATTATGTATGGCAACCCAGCAGACACGGAAATGGTAAAAAGTATATTACCAGTATTTCCAAACAGTTAAGTTTTTCACTTAACAGAAGACAGGAAAATTCTGCTTACACTTCAATTGTAAGAGCTATAAAATGGTGGAGAAATTACAAAGAATTAAAACCTTCTGATAATGAACCAGGATTATCTTCTTTTACGATTGAATTGATTGTTGCCTATCTTGACATAAATAAAGGAATCCAAACAAATATCGAAGAAGGAATCATTCGGTTTTTTGAATTTGTAAGTTCAACTGAATTTCCCGAAATTATTTTTCAAGATTCCATTCGTAGTGTTCCGTCGCAATACGATTCAGCTATTTATGTAGCAGACAACACTAATAAGGAAAACAATGTTGCAAAGAGAATGACCAAACCAAGATGGAACGAAATTATTGAAGAGGCTGAAGAGGCATTTGATACTTTGAACTTTGCTCAAGCAAGAAATAATGAAGGAGATACTATACAAGAATGGAAAAGCGTCTTCGGCCCAACCTTTAACATTAAATAA
- a CDS encoding HU-CCDC81 and SPOR domain-containing protein codes for MKKGPIFLQIILSVILIVGGYIEKGNWTESKYSTTGYITLLTFIVTFVYENYNRLGFYFQSKVLLKNTDVRVSISYLYRIKVENEYLLVKSRTRKYFQPVGGCYKTLPGCEKIFEELDVRPDRKFETEKGIAKNDLRVHVKGKNLIKFLKWFDSKEDREISPWREFCEELIATEILEWRPFRYIDYKFKKKIQSPIIDLDMGGKGLFIYEVFDLVINDEQMPLLKDLKSKTSENYIWVTDEVIQTLGHETGSKSFPHEIGPHTKYAQNLKWSK; via the coding sequence ATGAAAAAAGGACCTATCTTTCTACAAATAATTCTGTCTGTTATTCTAATCGTTGGAGGATATATCGAAAAAGGAAACTGGACAGAATCTAAATATTCCACCACGGGATATATCACTTTACTTACCTTCATTGTAACTTTTGTATATGAAAACTACAATAGACTTGGGTTTTATTTCCAGTCAAAGGTTTTATTAAAAAATACTGATGTTCGTGTTTCTATTTCATATCTGTATAGAATAAAAGTTGAAAATGAATACTTACTTGTTAAAAGCAGAACAAGAAAATATTTTCAGCCTGTGGGTGGTTGTTATAAAACGTTACCTGGCTGTGAAAAAATATTCGAAGAATTAGATGTTAGACCTGATAGAAAATTTGAAACTGAAAAAGGAATAGCAAAAAATGATCTCCGTGTTCATGTAAAAGGTAAAAATCTAATTAAATTTCTTAAATGGTTCGATTCAAAAGAGGATCGTGAGATTTCGCCTTGGAGAGAATTTTGTGAAGAATTAATTGCGACAGAAATTTTAGAGTGGAGGCCTTTTAGATACATCGACTACAAGTTTAAGAAAAAAATTCAATCACCTATAATTGATCTGGATATGGGAGGTAAAGGTCTTTTTATTTATGAAGTTTTTGACTTAGTAATTAATGATGAGCAAATGCCATTACTTAAAGATTTAAAGAGTAAAACATCTGAAAATTACATTTGGGTTACAGATGAAGTTATTCAAACACTAGGGCATGAGACCGGGTCGAAATCTTTTCCGCATGAAATTGGGCCACATACAAAGTATGCACAAAACTTAAAATGGAGTAAATAA